Proteins co-encoded in one Bacillus infantis NRRL B-14911 genomic window:
- the cls gene encoding cardiolipin synthase — MKNAVRITIFSGFLILLLFAINKFFPVNGGFLGYFSLLVTLSVIFIGFIIFLENRHPSQTLTWLVVLGGFPLLGFIFYLLFGRNYRKEKMFRKKYFLDKEAFRKVQENHGRNYAEKVRQMGEHQRKLFRLAHEIGNSPISFATSTRILTNGEETFNQILESLRNATHHIHMEYYIVRHDQIGMEIKEILMQKAGEGVRVKFLYDAVGSWKMSKKYIRDLRSSGVETVAFGPVKMPLLNSKFNFRNHRKIIVIDGNTGFMGGLNIGDEYLGRNPHFGFWRDTHLMLQGEAVRTLQLIFLQDWYYMTNDSFLTAEYLTPVPEENNHGGVQLIAGGPDNEWSVIKNIFFSMITSAKESVWIASPYFIPDEDIFTAIKVAALSGVDVRLLVPHRPDKRIVFHASRSYFPELLDAGVKIYEYQKGFMHSKIVIVDNELASIGTSNMDMRSFHLNFEVNAFLFKTHSSQKLASEYLLDLNDSQEITGALFGKRHIGYRLLESTARLLSPLL, encoded by the coding sequence ATGAAAAACGCCGTAAGGATTACCATATTCAGCGGATTCCTGATCTTACTCCTTTTTGCCATTAATAAATTTTTTCCGGTCAATGGCGGCTTTCTGGGCTACTTCAGCCTGTTGGTAACTTTATCCGTCATATTTATCGGGTTCATCATTTTCCTTGAAAACCGCCACCCCTCACAGACTTTGACCTGGCTCGTGGTTTTAGGCGGTTTCCCCCTGCTCGGATTTATTTTCTACCTCCTTTTCGGGCGGAACTACCGGAAGGAAAAGATGTTCCGGAAAAAATATTTCTTGGACAAAGAAGCTTTCAGGAAAGTCCAGGAAAACCATGGGAGAAATTATGCTGAAAAAGTACGGCAGATGGGGGAGCATCAAAGAAAGCTTTTCCGTTTGGCCCATGAAATTGGGAACAGCCCCATTTCCTTTGCTACCAGCACAAGAATCCTTACAAATGGAGAAGAAACCTTCAATCAGATCCTTGAATCTCTCCGGAATGCCACCCATCATATCCATATGGAATATTATATTGTCCGCCATGATCAAATCGGGATGGAGATTAAAGAGATACTCATGCAAAAGGCGGGGGAAGGGGTCAGGGTTAAATTTTTGTACGATGCGGTGGGCTCCTGGAAAATGTCTAAGAAGTATATTCGCGACCTCAGGTCATCCGGGGTGGAGACGGTTGCATTCGGTCCAGTAAAAATGCCGCTCCTGAACAGCAAATTCAACTTCCGGAATCACCGTAAAATCATTGTCATTGACGGCAATACAGGTTTTATGGGCGGCCTTAACATCGGTGATGAGTATCTGGGGCGCAATCCGCATTTCGGTTTCTGGCGTGATACCCACCTGATGCTGCAGGGGGAAGCGGTCCGTACACTGCAGCTCATTTTTCTGCAGGATTGGTATTATATGACCAATGACAGCTTTTTGACAGCTGAATATCTTACTCCGGTTCCCGAAGAGAACAATCATGGCGGAGTACAGCTGATTGCCGGGGGCCCGGATAATGAATGGAGTGTCATTAAGAATATTTTCTTCTCGATGATTACTTCTGCGAAAGAGTCCGTCTGGATTGCTTCTCCTTACTTCATCCCTGATGAAGACATATTCACCGCCATCAAAGTGGCTGCCCTGAGCGGGGTGGATGTCCGCCTGCTGGTGCCGCATCGACCGGATAAGCGTATTGTTTTCCATGCATCTAGGTCTTATTTTCCTGAATTGCTTGATGCAGGCGTCAAGATTTATGAGTATCAAAAAGGCTTTATGCACAGCAAGATTGTGATTGTAGACAATGAGCTGGCTTCTATCGGAACATCGAATATGGATATGAGAAGCTTTCACCTGAATTTTGAAGTCAATGCTTTCCTTTTTAAAACTCACAGTTCACAAAAGCTTGCTTCTGAATATCTGCTTGATCTTAATGATTCTCAGGAAATTACAGGTGCTCTGTTCGGAAAGCGGCATATTGGGTACAGGCTGCTTGAATCAACTGCACGCCTGCTGTCACCACTGCTTTAG